The proteins below are encoded in one region of Microbispora sp. NBC_01189:
- a CDS encoding alpha/beta fold hydrolase: MPVARVNGITLGYDDYGSGDPVVLVTGTGAPGRIWRTHQVPALKAAGHRVVTVDNRGVPPSDLCPGGFTLDDMAADVAGLIEHLELGPCRVVGFSLGAIIVQELLLARPGLVRQAVLMASCGRTDAFVAAMTAAELELCDSGTVLPPRFGAYLQAVSNLSPRTLSDEEQIRDWLDVFEMSAVDRAAVRGQLTLQVIPNRLPAYRDIDCPCLVIGFADDLIIRPRLTREVAEAIPGALHLEIPGCGHYGYLERPREVNAAIIEFFGRG, translated from the coding sequence ATGCCGGTCGCGCGGGTCAACGGGATCACCCTGGGTTACGACGACTACGGCTCCGGAGACCCGGTCGTCCTGGTCACGGGCACCGGGGCGCCCGGCCGGATCTGGCGGACGCACCAGGTGCCCGCGCTGAAGGCGGCCGGCCATCGCGTCGTCACCGTCGACAACCGGGGCGTTCCGCCGAGCGACCTGTGCCCCGGCGGCTTCACCCTCGACGACATGGCCGCCGACGTCGCCGGCCTCATCGAGCACCTCGAACTGGGACCGTGCCGGGTCGTGGGCTTCTCCCTGGGCGCGATCATCGTCCAGGAGCTGCTCCTGGCCCGGCCCGGCCTCGTACGGCAGGCCGTCCTGATGGCCTCCTGCGGCCGGACCGACGCGTTCGTGGCCGCGATGACGGCCGCCGAGCTCGAGCTCTGCGACAGCGGGACGGTCCTGCCGCCGCGCTTCGGCGCCTACCTCCAGGCCGTGTCGAACCTGTCGCCGCGCACGCTCAGCGACGAGGAGCAGATCAGGGACTGGCTCGACGTGTTCGAGATGTCGGCGGTGGACCGCGCGGCCGTGCGCGGGCAGCTCACCCTTCAGGTGATCCCCAACCGGCTGCCGGCCTACCGGGACATCGACTGCCCCTGCCTGGTCATCGGCTTCGCCGACGATCTGATCATCCGGCCGCGGCTGACCCGGGAGGTGGCCGAGGCGATCCCGGGCGCACTCCACCTGGAGATCCCCGGCTGCGGGCACTACGGATATCTGGAGCGGCCCCGCGAGGTGAACGCCGCGATCATCGAGTTCTTCGGCCGCGGTTAG
- a CDS encoding tryptophan 7-halogenase encodes MEREEFDVVVVGGGPGGATLAALVAMQGHRVLVLEKETFPRYQIGESLLPSTIHGVCKLIGVTDDLAAAGFTHKKGGTFRWGAKPEPWTFSFSVSPKIASSTSYAYQVERSKFDKILLDNAVSKGAEVRFRTQVGDVVEEDGRVVGVTYSGEDGAEHRAYARFVVDASGNGSRIYKKVGGTRVYSEFFRSLALFGYFEGGRRLPAPFSGNILSVAFKSGWFWYIPLSDTLTSVGAVVRRENAEKVQGDPEASLSALIDECPLIKDYLSGATRVTEGQYGQIRARKDYSYHQTTFWRPGFVLIGDAACFVDPVFSSGVHLATYSALLASRSINSALAGLVGEEEAFTEFEARYRREYGVFYEFLMSFYDMHRDEDSYFWSAKKVTHSGHTELESFVELVAGVSSSEFALRDAESAAVRMKDKSAEFAAAIDELAADREGNMAPLFKSSAVRQAMQEGAQVQSRAFLGEDLGPDVPMFPGGLVTSNDGLFWLPAKA; translated from the coding sequence GTGGAACGCGAGGAATTCGATGTCGTGGTGGTGGGCGGCGGCCCGGGCGGCGCCACGCTGGCCGCTCTCGTGGCGATGCAGGGCCACCGGGTGCTCGTCCTGGAGAAGGAGACCTTTCCCCGATACCAGATCGGCGAGTCGCTGCTGCCGTCGACGATCCACGGCGTGTGCAAACTGATCGGAGTGACCGACGACCTGGCGGCGGCGGGATTCACCCACAAGAAGGGCGGCACGTTCCGCTGGGGGGCCAAGCCGGAGCCGTGGACGTTCTCGTTCTCGGTGTCACCCAAGATCGCGAGCTCCACGTCGTACGCGTACCAGGTGGAGCGGTCGAAGTTCGACAAGATCCTGCTGGACAACGCCGTGTCGAAGGGCGCGGAGGTCCGCTTCCGGACGCAGGTGGGCGACGTCGTCGAGGAGGACGGCCGGGTCGTCGGCGTGACGTACTCCGGCGAGGACGGCGCCGAGCACCGGGCGTACGCGCGGTTCGTGGTGGACGCCTCCGGCAACGGCAGCCGCATCTACAAGAAGGTCGGCGGCACCCGCGTCTACTCCGAGTTCTTCCGCAGCCTGGCGCTGTTCGGCTACTTCGAGGGCGGCAGGCGGCTGCCCGCGCCCTTCTCCGGCAACATCCTCTCGGTGGCCTTCAAGAGCGGGTGGTTCTGGTACATCCCTCTCAGCGACACCCTTACGAGCGTGGGCGCGGTCGTCCGCAGGGAGAACGCGGAGAAGGTCCAGGGCGACCCCGAGGCCTCGCTGTCCGCGCTGATCGACGAGTGCCCGCTGATCAAGGACTACCTGTCCGGCGCCACCCGCGTGACGGAGGGCCAGTACGGGCAGATCCGCGCGCGGAAGGACTACTCCTACCACCAGACCACGTTCTGGCGGCCCGGGTTCGTGCTGATCGGCGACGCGGCGTGCTTCGTCGACCCGGTCTTCTCCTCCGGCGTCCACCTGGCCACGTACAGCGCCCTGCTGGCCTCGCGGTCCATCAACAGCGCCCTCGCGGGGCTGGTCGGCGAGGAGGAGGCCTTCACCGAGTTCGAGGCGCGCTACCGCCGGGAGTACGGCGTGTTCTACGAGTTCCTGATGTCGTTCTACGACATGCACCGGGACGAGGACTCCTACTTCTGGTCGGCGAAGAAGGTCACCCACAGCGGGCACACCGAGCTGGAGTCCTTCGTCGAGCTCGTCGCGGGCGTGTCCTCCTCGGAGTTCGCCCTCCGGGACGCCGAGTCGGCCGCGGTGCGGATGAAGGACAAGTCGGCCGAGTTCGCCGCCGCGATCGACGAGCTGGCCGCCGACCGCGAGGGCAACATGGCGCCGCTGTTCAAGTCGTCGGCCGTACGGCAGGCGATGCAGGAGGGCGCCCAGGTGCAGAGCCGGGCCTTCCTCGGCGAGGATCTCGGGCCCGACGTCCCCATGTTCCCCGGCGGCCTCGTCACCAGCAACGACGGGCTGTTCTGGCTGCCGGCCAAGGCGTAG
- the dpgC gene encoding (3,5-dihydroxyphenyl)acetyl-CoA 1,2-dioxygenase DpgC, which translates to MRAGPASGGSGGTVLEVASAALSEAAERAETRLAELPEPGARTEAERAAADEIKDEIRLLRTRFMEAYAEDVHDRLTEGGKRELRVGELVEAAADAFPGLVPTAAQLAAEHDRAQAGKEGREIDQGIFLRAILASPRAGRHLVDAMLRPTPRALRLLPDFLRTGVAEMEAVRLVRDDGVARLTLCRDDCLNAEDGRQVDDMETAVDLALLDPGVRVCLVRGGEMSHPRYRGRRVFSAGINLKSLSSGGISLVDFLLRRELGYLHKIMRGVRVRDGAWHSPFVEKPWVAAVDGFAIGGATQLLLVFDHVLAASDAYFSLPAAKEGIVPGAANLRLTRFAGPRLARQIILTGRRLWATEPDARLLADEVVEPAEMDAAVERALARLDGAAVLANRRMLNLADESVDAFRTYLAEFALQQAIRLYSEDVIDKVGKFGAKPGSR; encoded by the coding sequence ATGAGAGCGGGCCCCGCGAGCGGCGGCAGCGGCGGCACGGTCCTGGAGGTCGCGAGCGCGGCGCTGTCCGAGGCGGCCGAACGGGCCGAGACCCGGCTGGCCGAGTTGCCCGAGCCGGGTGCCCGTACGGAGGCGGAGCGCGCGGCGGCCGACGAGATCAAGGACGAGATCCGGCTCCTCCGCACGCGGTTCATGGAGGCGTACGCCGAGGACGTCCACGACCGGCTCACGGAGGGCGGCAAGCGCGAACTGCGCGTCGGCGAGCTGGTCGAGGCCGCCGCGGACGCCTTCCCCGGGCTGGTGCCCACCGCCGCGCAACTCGCCGCCGAGCATGACCGGGCGCAGGCCGGCAAGGAGGGACGCGAGATCGACCAGGGCATCTTCCTGCGGGCGATCCTCGCCTCGCCCCGGGCCGGGCGCCACCTGGTCGACGCCATGCTCCGGCCCACCCCGCGCGCCCTGCGCCTGCTGCCCGACTTCCTCAGGACCGGCGTGGCCGAGATGGAGGCCGTACGGCTGGTGCGCGACGACGGGGTCGCGCGCCTCACCCTGTGCCGCGACGACTGCCTGAACGCCGAGGACGGCCGGCAGGTCGACGACATGGAGACCGCGGTCGACCTGGCCCTGCTCGACCCCGGCGTCCGCGTGTGCCTCGTGCGGGGCGGGGAGATGAGCCACCCCCGCTATCGGGGCAGGCGGGTCTTCAGCGCCGGCATCAACCTCAAGAGCCTGAGCTCCGGGGGCATCTCCCTGGTCGACTTTCTGCTGCGGCGCGAGCTCGGCTACCTCCACAAGATCATGCGTGGGGTGCGCGTGCGGGACGGCGCCTGGCACTCGCCGTTCGTCGAGAAGCCGTGGGTCGCCGCCGTGGACGGGTTCGCCATCGGCGGCGCGACCCAGCTCCTGCTGGTCTTCGATCACGTGCTGGCCGCCTCCGACGCCTACTTCAGCCTGCCCGCGGCCAAGGAGGGGATCGTCCCGGGGGCCGCGAACCTCAGGCTGACCAGGTTCGCCGGGCCACGCCTGGCCCGACAGATCATCCTGACGGGCCGCCGCCTGTGGGCCACCGAGCCGGACGCGCGGCTGCTGGCCGACGAGGTCGTGGAGCCGGCCGAAATGGACGCCGCGGTCGAGCGCGCCCTGGCCCGGCTCGACGGCGCGGCGGTGCTGGCCAACCGGCGGATGCTGAACCTCGCCGACGAGTCCGTCGACGCCTTCCGCACCTACCTGGCGGAATTCGCGCTTCAGCAGGCCATCCGCCTCTACAGCGAGGACGTAATCGACAAGGTCGGCAAATTCGGTGCCAAGCCGGGATCCCGTTAA
- the dpgB gene encoding enoyl-CoA-hydratase DpgB, which yields MLSVDGALPLSAGLVEAVQTLCDAAEDHADPGPVVIALSGVPDGAASGTASGPVPGGLDIGLVSKWERALRRLERLPVRTCAVVLGDCGGTALEVLLATDLRVAAPGARLVVPAYGDAVWPGMALYRLTQQAGVGGVRRAVLGGAPISAERALALHLLDGLSDDPAAALAALTDDAPGRDVAIRRQLMFDAARTSFEDALGTHLAACDRALRRSAAS from the coding sequence ATGCTGTCGGTCGACGGCGCTCTCCCTCTCTCGGCCGGGCTGGTCGAGGCGGTCCAGACGCTCTGCGACGCCGCCGAGGACCACGCGGACCCCGGCCCGGTCGTGATCGCCCTGTCCGGCGTCCCGGACGGCGCCGCTTCCGGCACCGCGTCCGGTCCTGTGCCCGGCGGCCTCGACATCGGCCTGGTGTCCAAGTGGGAGCGCGCGCTGCGCCGCCTCGAACGGCTGCCCGTGCGCACCTGCGCGGTGGTCCTCGGCGACTGCGGCGGCACCGCGCTGGAGGTCCTGCTGGCCACCGACCTCAGGGTCGCCGCCCCCGGCGCCCGCCTGGTCGTCCCGGCGTACGGCGACGCCGTGTGGCCCGGCATGGCGCTCTACCGGCTCACCCAGCAGGCGGGGGTCGGCGGCGTACGGCGGGCGGTGCTCGGCGGCGCGCCGATCTCCGCGGAGCGGGCGCTGGCGCTGCACCTCCTCGACGGGCTGAGCGACGATCCCGCCGCCGCCCTCGCGGCGCTCACGGACGACGCGCCCGGCAGGGACGTGGCGATCCGGCGTCAGCTCATGTTCGACGCGGCCAGGACCAGTTTCGAGGACGCGCTCGGGACCCACCTGGCGGCCTGCGACCGCGCCCTGCGCAGGAGCGCGGCCTCATGA
- the dpgA gene encoding 3,5-dihydroxyphenylacetyl-CoA synthase DpgA translates to MTISMERPAAVVTATPRLPEISRMAGVGTAVSDTSFTQSEVLELLDIDNPKIRSVFLNSAITRRHLTLPPADESGRRAPEPQGDLLDKHKRLAVEMGARALESCLKNTGAGLSDLRHLCCVTSTGFLTPGLSALIIRELGIDPHCSRSDIVGMGCNAGLNALGVVSGWSAAHPGELAVVLCSEACSAAYALDGTMRTAVVNSLFGDGAAALALVAGAGEAAPAGPRILRFASLIITDALDAMRYDWDRAQDRFSFFLDPQIPYVVGAHAEIVVDRLLAGTGLRRSEIGHWLVHSGGKKVIDAVMVNLGLSRHDVRHTIGVLRDYGNVSSASFLFSYERLLAEEAARPGDYGVLMTMGPGSTIETALIQW, encoded by the coding sequence TCAGCATGGAGCGCCCCGCCGCCGTCGTCACGGCCACCCCCCGGCTGCCGGAGATCTCCCGCATGGCCGGCGTGGGCACCGCGGTGTCCGACACGTCGTTCACGCAGTCCGAAGTGCTCGAACTCCTCGACATCGACAACCCGAAGATCCGCTCGGTGTTCCTCAACAGCGCGATCACCCGGCGTCACCTCACGCTGCCCCCGGCGGACGAGAGCGGCAGGCGCGCCCCGGAGCCCCAGGGTGACCTGCTCGACAAACACAAGAGGCTCGCCGTCGAGATGGGCGCGCGGGCGCTGGAATCGTGCCTGAAGAACACCGGCGCCGGCCTGTCCGACCTGCGTCACCTGTGCTGCGTGACCTCCACCGGTTTCCTCACCCCCGGCCTGAGCGCCCTGATCATCAGAGAGCTCGGCATCGACCCGCACTGCAGCCGCTCCGACATCGTGGGCATGGGCTGCAACGCCGGGCTGAACGCGCTCGGCGTCGTGTCCGGCTGGTCCGCGGCCCATCCCGGCGAACTCGCGGTCGTCCTGTGCAGTGAGGCGTGCTCGGCCGCGTACGCGCTGGACGGCACCATGCGCACGGCGGTCGTCAACAGCCTCTTCGGCGACGGCGCCGCCGCGCTCGCCCTGGTCGCGGGCGCCGGCGAGGCCGCGCCCGCCGGGCCGCGCATCCTCAGGTTCGCCAGCCTCATCATCACCGACGCGCTCGACGCGATGCGTTACGACTGGGACCGGGCGCAGGACAGGTTCAGCTTCTTCCTCGACCCCCAGATCCCCTACGTCGTGGGCGCGCACGCCGAGATCGTCGTCGACCGCCTGCTGGCCGGGACGGGGCTGCGCCGCAGCGAGATCGGGCACTGGCTCGTCCACTCCGGCGGCAAGAAGGTCATCGACGCCGTCATGGTCAACCTCGGGCTCAGCCGGCACGACGTCCGGCACACCATCGGCGTCCTGCGCGACTACGGAAACGTCTCCAGCGCCTCGTTCCTGTTCTCCTACGAGCGCCTGCTGGCCGAGGAGGCCGCCAGGCCCGGCGACTACGGCGTGCTCATGACCATGGGGCCCGGCTCCACCATCGAGACGGCGCTGATCCAGTGGTGA